The following proteins are co-located in the Myxococcus fulvus genome:
- the nudC gene encoding NAD(+) diphosphatase: protein MSPTPIFLPSHEPPARPRDNALLFLARGMELLISERDGAIVLPTGAAFPDVVPAAHYLGTLDGVDCYTAPLARDFTPPEGTTLVPARALYKRLDEVRFAIAGRALAISEWDVQHRFCGRCGQPTQLVAGERARRCPVDNTPFYPRISPAMIVLVTRGDTMLLARNSTLPEPMFSTLAGFVDAGESLEDCVAREVREEVGIDVKNIRYFGSQPWPFGRSLMVGFTAEYAGGDIQVDGKEIAEAHWFHPDNLPRVPPRLSIARHLIDAFVERVKAIPPSGR from the coding sequence GTGAGCCCCACCCCCATCTTCCTCCCCAGCCACGAGCCGCCCGCGCGTCCTCGCGACAACGCGCTGCTCTTCCTCGCGCGCGGCATGGAGCTGCTCATCTCCGAGCGCGATGGCGCCATCGTCCTGCCCACCGGCGCGGCGTTCCCCGACGTCGTCCCGGCCGCGCACTACCTGGGCACGCTGGACGGCGTGGACTGCTACACCGCGCCGCTCGCCCGGGACTTCACGCCGCCCGAGGGCACCACGCTGGTGCCCGCCCGCGCGCTCTACAAGCGACTGGACGAGGTGCGTTTCGCCATCGCGGGCCGCGCGCTCGCCATCTCCGAGTGGGACGTACAGCACCGCTTCTGCGGACGCTGCGGCCAGCCCACCCAGCTCGTCGCCGGAGAGCGCGCCCGCAGGTGCCCGGTGGACAACACTCCGTTCTACCCGCGCATCTCCCCCGCGATGATTGTCCTGGTCACCCGGGGCGACACGATGTTGCTCGCGCGCAACTCCACCCTGCCCGAGCCCATGTTCAGCACGCTCGCGGGCTTCGTGGACGCTGGCGAGTCGCTGGAGGATTGCGTCGCGCGCGAGGTGAGGGAAGAGGTCGGCATCGACGTGAAGAACATCCGCTACTTCGGCTCGCAGCCCTGGCCCTTCGGGCGCTCGCTGATGGTGGGCTTCACCGCCGAGTACGCGGGCGGCGACATCCAGGTCGACGGCAAGGAGATCGCCGAGGCACACTGGTTCCACCCCGACAACCTGCCCCGCGTCCCACCGCGCCTGAGCATCGCCCGACACCTCATCGACGCCTTCGTCGAGCGCGTGAAGGCCATCCCTCCCAGCGGCCGATAG
- a CDS encoding DoxX family protein has protein sequence MTSRPTEASPPRGAASTGPWEDRQLAHGVLRLILGINIGLHGLTRVGAPGAFADGIVKNFADSPLPEWSVRAYALGLPFVELAVGVGILLGLRLRWVLTLGALLMSTLTFGESLRQQWSTVGLHLSYALAYYILLARAADARLTVDGWLASRRGATNP, from the coding sequence GTGACGTCCCGCCCCACCGAAGCCTCCCCGCCCCGGGGCGCCGCGAGCACCGGCCCCTGGGAGGACCGCCAGCTCGCCCACGGCGTGCTCCGGCTCATCCTCGGCATCAACATCGGCCTGCACGGCCTGACGCGGGTGGGCGCACCCGGCGCGTTCGCGGACGGCATCGTGAAGAACTTCGCGGACTCGCCCCTGCCCGAGTGGAGCGTGCGGGCCTATGCGCTCGGCCTGCCCTTCGTCGAGCTGGCGGTGGGCGTGGGCATCCTCCTCGGCCTGCGGCTGCGCTGGGTGCTCACCCTGGGGGCCCTGCTCATGTCCACGCTCACCTTCGGCGAGTCCCTGCGACAGCAGTGGAGCACCGTGGGCCTGCACCTGAGCTACGCCCTCGCGTACTACATCCTGCTGGCACGCGCGGCCGATGCACGCCTCACCGTGGACGGGTGGCTCGCCTCGCGCCGGGGCGCCACGAACCCGTGA
- the gloA gene encoding lactoylglutathione lyase: MRILHTMLRVGNLEKSLDFYTRVIGMTLLRRRDYPDGKFTLAFVGFGPEDTHPALELTHNWGVEKYELGTAYGHVALGVKDIRKTCDAIREAGGKVVREPGPMKHGTTVIAFVEDPDGYRVELIEQGT; encoded by the coding sequence ATGCGAATCCTGCACACCATGTTGCGCGTGGGGAACCTGGAGAAGTCGCTCGACTTCTACACCCGAGTCATCGGCATGACGCTGCTGCGCCGCCGCGACTACCCCGATGGGAAGTTCACCCTGGCCTTCGTGGGCTTCGGTCCCGAGGACACGCACCCCGCGCTGGAGCTGACCCACAACTGGGGCGTGGAGAAGTACGAGCTGGGCACGGCCTACGGCCACGTGGCCCTGGGCGTGAAGGACATCCGCAAGACGTGCGACGCCATCCGCGAGGCCGGCGGCAAGGTCGTCCGCGAGCCGGGGCCGATGAAGCACGGCACCACCGTCATCGCCTTCGTCGAGGACCCGGACGGCTACCGCGTCGAGCTCATCGAGCAGGGCACCTGA
- a CDS encoding NAD(P)H-dependent flavin oxidoreductase, whose product MNGTNDGRGAPPSHRAGPSGAPRDSELEDEGLSSDAEAERAPRRPIQVMEDNTLHTRLTKDLGVHYPFVSAGMAFVALPPLVIAVSEAGGIGMLGSAPEPAPFLRARIQAIRGGTQRPFGVDFILDHARAGDLTTREHIDTCISERVPVVAFHWTLPPAAWVKDLRAAGIRVWVQAGSVDFAKDALALGVDGLIAQGRQAAGYNRGTTPTLKLVRELRALTRELPLLAAGGIADALSAARAMYHGADGVWVGTRMVASVEAYAHPGYKQRLVDGDARDSDFTTLFGPEWSGPRQRVLRNRVVREWAGREAKAPTQTQDTIGTTRLFPGLAGGDALYTMPRFSAFVPTPDTQGDLEEMVLPASGSSMARIESVQPAGQIVVEMMEGAHRLLANPYELEADADENDRS is encoded by the coding sequence ATGAACGGAACGAACGACGGACGCGGCGCGCCCCCTTCCCATCGGGCCGGCCCCTCGGGAGCTCCCAGAGACAGCGAGTTGGAGGACGAGGGCCTCTCCTCCGACGCGGAGGCCGAGCGCGCGCCTCGCCGCCCCATCCAGGTGATGGAGGACAACACGCTGCACACGCGGCTGACGAAGGACCTGGGGGTGCACTACCCCTTCGTCAGCGCGGGCATGGCCTTCGTGGCGCTGCCGCCGCTGGTCATCGCCGTGTCGGAGGCGGGTGGCATCGGCATGCTGGGCTCGGCGCCCGAGCCCGCTCCGTTCCTGCGCGCTCGCATCCAGGCCATCCGCGGTGGCACGCAGCGGCCCTTCGGCGTGGACTTCATCCTGGACCATGCGCGGGCCGGGGACCTCACCACGCGCGAGCACATCGACACGTGCATCAGCGAGCGAGTCCCCGTGGTCGCCTTCCACTGGACCCTGCCGCCCGCCGCGTGGGTGAAGGATTTGAGGGCCGCGGGCATCCGCGTCTGGGTGCAGGCGGGCTCGGTGGACTTCGCGAAGGACGCGCTGGCGCTCGGCGTGGACGGGCTCATCGCGCAGGGGCGACAGGCAGCGGGCTACAACCGGGGGACCACACCCACGTTGAAGCTGGTGCGAGAGCTGCGTGCGCTGACGCGTGAGCTCCCCTTGTTGGCCGCGGGTGGCATCGCGGACGCGCTGAGCGCGGCGCGCGCGATGTATCACGGCGCGGACGGCGTCTGGGTGGGCACGCGCATGGTGGCCTCCGTGGAGGCGTACGCGCACCCGGGCTACAAGCAGCGCCTGGTCGACGGGGACGCACGCGACTCCGACTTCACCACGCTCTTCGGTCCGGAGTGGAGCGGCCCCAGGCAGCGCGTGCTGCGCAACCGCGTGGTGCGCGAGTGGGCGGGCCGGGAGGCGAAGGCGCCGACGCAGACGCAGGACACCATCGGCACGACGCGGCTGTTCCCGGGGCTCGCGGGCGGTGACGCGCTCTACACGATGCCGCGCTTCAGCGCCTTCGTGCCCACGCCCGACACGCAGGGGGATTTGGAGGAGATGGTGCTGCCCGCCAGCGGCTCCAGCATGGCGCGCATCGAGAGCGTGCAGCCCGCCGGGCAGATCGTGGTGGAGATGATGGAGGGGGCGCACCGGCTGCTCGCGAACCCGTATGAGCTGGAAGCGGACGCCGACGAGAACGACCGCTCCTGA
- a CDS encoding GNAT family N-acetyltransferase, which produces MSASDAAPSELALDFIQPGHALYGGELELRFRVLREPLGYTREQVTFPFEDASLHLVAHAGGQVLGCVLFHPEDTRGGRLFQMAVTPELQGQRLGARLVSTLEAELLRRGLTQVHLHARQAVVPFYERLGYSTYAEAFLEVGIPHRHMRKSLGT; this is translated from the coding sequence ATGAGCGCGTCCGACGCCGCGCCGTCCGAGCTCGCGCTCGACTTCATCCAACCCGGCCACGCGCTGTATGGCGGGGAGCTGGAGCTGCGCTTCCGGGTGCTGCGCGAGCCGCTCGGCTACACGCGTGAGCAGGTGACGTTCCCCTTCGAGGACGCGAGCCTGCATCTGGTGGCGCACGCGGGCGGACAGGTGCTCGGCTGCGTGCTCTTCCATCCTGAGGACACGCGGGGAGGCCGGCTGTTCCAGATGGCCGTGACGCCCGAGCTCCAGGGTCAGCGGCTGGGCGCCCGACTGGTGTCGACGCTGGAGGCGGAGCTCCTGCGGCGAGGCCTCACCCAGGTCCACCTGCACGCCCGACAGGCGGTCGTCCCCTTCTACGAACGACTGGGTTATTCCACGTACGCGGAAGCGTTCCTGGAAGTCGGCATTCCACACCGGCACATGCGGAAGTCACTCGGGACGTAG
- a CDS encoding TonB-dependent receptor domain-containing protein, which produces MVPSRSGLLVLSLLLLSSPAWADNNADEADIAFELGNDAYAKGQYTEALRSYFTSYRLVPNRNVLFNIARCFEALGKFNEAYRYYNDLLTEDLPTEDASEVSRSLDRLRPKVALVKVTTVPKGADVYVDRMDLGSRGRSPQTLALSPGRHKIMVKKDGYRPTEATVVVARGKETEQPFDLFLITGGVELTGTPEGAEVRDAPNGPVITKLPGRARLPPGQRILYVRAPGYAPGQYVVDVPADGSVPLSVSLRVQDRPSGRLVVTANRDGATVRVDGQPAGFTPTVVTLPEGEHQLEVESREVRPLHQKVTVVADQEVKIHAELRYAPPPVRAASKSLVAVDDAPASTTVLTQEELRAFGWRTLAEALSGVRGFFLTDDRTYTYLGVRGFSPPGDLNTRISILWDGHPMNDVWAGQGFAAHDFNVDLLEIERIEVVRGPGSSLYGTGAFFGVINVVPRESLGQDKHLEVTGAVGALGTTRGHATAAWASGNRSILVSAAALTASGADTTRLLADREYLVTGLDAERAATGSMRARVGDFAFQAMLNVRSKELPTAPYGTVPGTEGNRVKDLRFFAEGRYEHDFSENFSLSARGSFDLSRYDGIYVYEESAGGRREETGDADWVNAELRARVGLFEGNRLTLGVEAQGQLGVRQSTNPGPILDTKTRTILSAYLLDEWKLHPRLSLSAGLRLDKYTDVDETPITPRVALIARPYDGGLTKLVAGNAFRAPTIYELHYADGITQAAPEALDPETITTFELEHGHDLTDELRLTVAGYHNRISNLVRLQEETTSSGQCGTTAQCLVFGNDSGTTLAWGAEAGVHWQPGRYLLVDLSYSYVQLRNASEEVAAAAPAHLVSGRLLMPIGGGDMRLATQATYQSARPTGEGGADSGEALLISFGLSGDYGPLRYFAGVHNLLDSNYRIPVSDENSIAPVPQYGRTFTLQLTGTF; this is translated from the coding sequence ATGGTTCCCTCACGCTCTGGCCTGCTCGTCCTATCGCTCCTGCTCCTGTCCTCCCCCGCGTGGGCGGACAACAACGCCGACGAGGCGGATATCGCCTTCGAGCTGGGCAATGACGCCTACGCCAAGGGGCAGTACACCGAGGCGCTGCGCTCGTACTTCACCAGCTACCGGCTGGTGCCCAACCGCAACGTGCTCTTCAACATCGCCCGCTGCTTCGAGGCGCTGGGCAAGTTCAACGAGGCGTACCGCTACTACAACGACCTGCTCACCGAGGACCTGCCCACCGAGGACGCCTCGGAGGTCTCGCGCTCGCTGGACCGGCTGCGCCCCAAGGTCGCGCTGGTGAAGGTCACCACCGTGCCCAAGGGCGCGGACGTCTACGTGGACCGCATGGACCTGGGCAGCCGGGGCCGCTCGCCGCAGACGCTCGCGCTGTCGCCGGGCCGGCACAAAATCATGGTGAAGAAGGACGGCTACCGTCCCACCGAGGCCACCGTCGTGGTGGCGCGCGGCAAGGAGACGGAGCAGCCCTTCGACCTGTTCCTCATCACCGGCGGCGTGGAGCTCACCGGCACGCCCGAGGGCGCCGAGGTGCGTGACGCCCCCAACGGCCCCGTCATCACCAAGCTGCCCGGCCGCGCCCGCCTGCCTCCCGGCCAGCGCATCCTCTACGTGCGCGCGCCCGGCTACGCCCCCGGCCAGTACGTGGTGGACGTGCCCGCCGACGGCAGCGTGCCGCTCTCCGTGTCGCTGCGCGTGCAGGACCGCCCCTCGGGCCGGCTCGTCGTCACCGCCAACCGCGACGGCGCCACCGTGCGCGTGGACGGCCAGCCCGCGGGCTTCACGCCCACCGTCGTCACCCTCCCCGAGGGCGAGCACCAGCTCGAGGTGGAGAGCCGCGAGGTGCGCCCGCTGCACCAGAAGGTGACGGTGGTCGCCGACCAGGAGGTGAAGATCCACGCGGAGCTGCGGTACGCGCCCCCGCCCGTGCGCGCGGCGTCCAAGAGCCTGGTCGCCGTCGACGACGCGCCCGCCTCCACCACGGTGCTCACCCAGGAGGAGCTGCGCGCGTTCGGCTGGCGCACGCTCGCCGAGGCGCTGTCCGGCGTGCGCGGCTTCTTCCTCACCGACGACCGCACGTACACCTATCTGGGCGTGCGCGGCTTCTCGCCGCCAGGTGACCTGAACACGCGCATCAGCATCCTCTGGGACGGCCACCCGATGAACGACGTGTGGGCCGGCCAGGGCTTCGCCGCGCACGACTTCAACGTGGACCTGCTCGAAATCGAGCGCATCGAGGTGGTGCGCGGCCCGGGCAGCTCGCTCTACGGCACCGGCGCCTTCTTCGGCGTCATCAACGTGGTGCCCCGCGAGTCGCTCGGCCAGGACAAGCACCTGGAAGTGACCGGCGCCGTGGGCGCGCTGGGCACCACGCGCGGACACGCCACCGCGGCGTGGGCGAGCGGCAACCGCTCCATCCTGGTGAGCGCCGCGGCCCTGACGGCCTCGGGCGCGGACACCACGCGGCTGCTCGCCGACCGGGAGTACCTGGTCACCGGCCTGGACGCGGAGCGCGCCGCCACCGGCTCCATGCGCGCGCGCGTGGGCGACTTCGCCTTCCAGGCCATGCTCAACGTGCGCTCCAAGGAGCTGCCCACCGCCCCCTACGGCACCGTCCCCGGCACCGAGGGCAACCGCGTGAAGGACCTGCGCTTCTTCGCGGAGGGCCGCTACGAGCACGATTTCTCCGAGAACTTCAGCCTGTCCGCGCGCGGCTCGTTCGACCTGAGCCGCTACGACGGCATCTACGTGTACGAGGAGTCGGCCGGCGGCCGGCGCGAGGAGACCGGCGACGCGGACTGGGTCAACGCGGAGCTGCGCGCGCGGGTGGGGCTCTTCGAGGGCAACCGCCTCACCCTCGGCGTGGAGGCCCAGGGCCAGTTGGGCGTGCGGCAGTCGACGAACCCCGGCCCCATCCTCGACACCAAGACGCGCACCATCCTGTCCGCGTACCTGCTCGACGAGTGGAAGCTGCACCCCCGGCTGAGCCTGTCGGCGGGCCTGCGTCTGGACAAGTACACGGACGTGGACGAGACCCCCATCACGCCTCGCGTGGCGCTCATCGCCCGCCCCTACGACGGGGGCCTCACCAAGCTGGTGGCCGGTAACGCCTTCCGCGCGCCCACCATCTACGAGCTGCACTACGCGGACGGCATCACCCAGGCCGCGCCGGAAGCGCTGGACCCGGAGACCATCACCACCTTCGAGCTGGAGCACGGGCACGATTTGACGGACGAGCTGCGGCTCACCGTGGCCGGCTACCACAACCGCATCTCCAACCTGGTGCGGCTGCAGGAGGAGACCACCTCCTCCGGTCAGTGTGGCACCACCGCCCAGTGCCTCGTGTTCGGCAACGACAGCGGCACCACGCTGGCGTGGGGCGCGGAGGCGGGCGTGCACTGGCAGCCGGGTCGCTACCTGCTGGTGGACCTGAGCTACTCGTACGTGCAGCTGCGCAACGCCTCGGAGGAGGTGGCCGCCGCGGCCCCCGCGCACCTGGTCTCCGGCCGGCTGCTGATGCCCATCGGCGGCGGCGACATGCGGCTGGCCACCCAGGCCACCTACCAGAGCGCGCGCCCCACCGGCGAGGGCGGCGCCGATAGCGGCGAGGCGCTGCTCATCAGCTTCGGCCTCTCCGGTGACTACGGCCCGCTGCGCTACTTCGCCGGCGTCCACAACCTGCTCGACAGCAACTATCGGATTCCGGTGTCGGACGAGAATTCCATCGCGCCGGTGCCCCAGTACGGTCGCACCTTCACCCTGCAGCTCACCGGGACGTTCTGA
- a CDS encoding Uma2 family endonuclease translates to MGDGPKRPATYEDLLALPEHVVGQIVDGELIVMPRPASPHGRATSRLGGELYGPFERGRGGPGGWFFHDEPELHFRKDVLVPDLAGWRRERMPEIPDVPYFTLAPDWVCEVLSPSTASLDRVRKKRIYAREGVGHVWLVDPKARTLEVFRRDGERWVELGTYSGDERVRAEPFEALELVLSDLWLTSEAKPETR, encoded by the coding sequence ATGGGAGACGGACCGAAGCGGCCGGCGACGTACGAGGACCTGCTCGCACTGCCGGAGCATGTGGTCGGGCAGATAGTCGACGGGGAGCTCATCGTGATGCCCCGGCCGGCGAGTCCGCATGGACGCGCTACGTCTCGCTTGGGGGGCGAGCTCTACGGCCCTTTCGAGCGGGGGCGAGGTGGGCCTGGGGGCTGGTTCTTCCATGACGAGCCAGAGCTGCACTTCCGCAAGGACGTGTTGGTGCCGGACCTGGCGGGCTGGCGGCGGGAGCGGATGCCGGAAATCCCGGACGTGCCGTACTTCACGCTCGCGCCGGACTGGGTGTGCGAGGTGCTGTCACCCTCCACGGCCTCGCTGGACCGGGTGAGGAAGAAGCGCATCTACGCGCGCGAGGGCGTGGGCCACGTGTGGCTGGTGGACCCGAAGGCGCGCACGCTGGAGGTGTTCCGGCGGGATGGGGAGCGGTGGGTGGAGCTCGGCACGTACTCGGGAGACGAGCGGGTGCGGGCCGAGCCCTTCGAGGCGCTGGAGCTGGTACTGAGCGACCTGTGGCTGACTTCGGAGGCGAAGCCCGAGACGCGTTGA